A region from the Nocardioides coralli genome encodes:
- the deoC gene encoding deoxyribose-phosphate aldolase: MTATALSTPADVTEITRSDASLRRFLHGLPGVDQVGAEQRAAGLGTRSIKTTAKEYALDLAIRMVDLTTLEGQDTPGKVRALAAKAMRPDPADPTCPAAAAVCVYPDMVATAKEVLGDSGVNVAAVATAFPSGRAAMDIKLADTRDAVEAGADEIDMVIDRGAFLAGRYLQVFEEIAQVREACARPDGGSAHLKVIFETGELQTYDNVRRVSWLAMMAGAHFIKTSTGKVQPAATLPVTLVMLEAVRDWREATGQMIGVKPAGGIRAAKDAIKYLVMVNEVAGPDWLDPDWFRFGASTLLNDLLMQRTKMKTGHYSGPDYFTLD, encoded by the coding sequence GTGACAGCCACTGCTCTCAGCACCCCTGCGGACGTCACCGAGATCACCCGTTCCGACGCCTCGCTGCGGCGCTTCCTCCACGGCCTCCCCGGGGTCGACCAGGTGGGCGCGGAGCAGCGTGCGGCCGGGCTCGGCACCCGCTCCATCAAGACCACGGCCAAGGAGTACGCCCTCGACCTGGCGATCCGCATGGTCGACCTGACCACCCTCGAGGGGCAGGACACCCCGGGCAAGGTGCGCGCCCTCGCCGCCAAGGCGATGCGCCCCGACCCCGCCGACCCGACGTGCCCCGCGGCCGCCGCCGTCTGCGTCTACCCCGACATGGTGGCCACTGCCAAGGAGGTCCTCGGCGACAGCGGCGTCAACGTCGCGGCCGTCGCCACGGCGTTCCCCAGCGGCCGCGCCGCCATGGACATCAAGCTCGCCGACACCCGCGACGCCGTCGAGGCCGGGGCCGACGAGATCGACATGGTCATCGACCGCGGCGCCTTCCTCGCCGGCCGCTACCTCCAGGTGTTCGAGGAGATCGCCCAGGTCCGGGAGGCGTGCGCCCGCCCCGATGGAGGCAGCGCCCACCTCAAGGTGATCTTCGAGACCGGCGAGCTGCAGACCTACGACAACGTCCGTCGTGTCAGCTGGCTGGCGATGATGGCCGGCGCCCACTTCATCAAGACCTCCACCGGCAAGGTGCAGCCCGCCGCCACGCTGCCCGTGACGCTGGTCATGCTGGAGGCCGTGCGCGACTGGCGCGAGGCCACCGGGCAGATGATCGGCGTGAAGCCCGCCGGTGGGATCCGCGCCGCGAAGGACGCCATCAAGTACCTCGTGATGGTCAACGAGGTCGCCGGACCCGACTGGCTCGACCCGGACTGGTTCCGGTTCGGCGCCTCCACGCTGCTCAACGACCTGCTGATGCAGCGCACCAAGATGAAGACCGGCCACTACTCCGGTCCCGACTACTTCACGCTGGACTGA
- a CDS encoding SRPBCC family protein, with amino-acid sequence MSRRFVFGGSWLVAAPPGRVHAVLVDLEHYPDWWPQVRAVAKIDDDHARVLCRASLPYTLDLVLTAVERGPHLLETRLDGDLEGFVRWRIGPDAAGTRLVLEQEVVVTGRLMALAAYVTGRPLRWNHEQMMAGGLAGLRSRLAQASSSGE; translated from the coding sequence GTGAGCCGCCGCTTCGTCTTCGGCGGGTCCTGGCTGGTCGCGGCCCCGCCCGGCCGGGTGCACGCCGTGCTCGTCGACCTCGAGCACTACCCGGACTGGTGGCCCCAGGTGCGGGCGGTGGCGAAGATCGACGACGACCACGCCAGGGTGCTGTGCCGCGCGTCGCTGCCCTACACCCTCGACCTGGTGCTCACGGCCGTGGAGCGTGGTCCACACCTGCTCGAGACCCGTCTCGACGGCGACCTCGAGGGCTTCGTACGGTGGCGGATCGGACCTGACGCCGCCGGCACCCGGCTCGTCCTCGAGCAGGAGGTCGTCGTCACCGGCCGGCTGATGGCTCTGGCGGCGTACGTCACCGGCCGGCCGCTCCGGTGGAACCACGAGCAGATGATGGCCGGCGGCCTCGCCGGGCTCAGGTCCCGGCTGGCTCAGGCCTCGTCGTCGGGCGAGTAG
- a CDS encoding DNA-formamidopyrimidine glycosylase family protein, which yields MPEGDSVRLLATRLDRWSRGQVVVRSDLRVPRLATRDLAGRTLLEHATHGKHLLTRFSGDVTLHSHLLMDGEWSVTRPGRQLPRRILPEVRIVLELDGGRTLWGLRLHQLDLVPTSQEARLVGHLGPDPLRADWDAAEAVRRLRADPQTPLVAALLDQTRLAGLGNLWVNELAFLLGRSPWTPVGDVDVDRLVELAATALRHSVTVPGAYQVTTGTARRGESHWVAGRQRRPCLRCGTTVRMVEEVAGDPSRRRTWWCPHCQPGPEPPD from the coding sequence GTGCCCGAGGGAGACAGCGTCCGGCTGCTGGCCACCCGTCTGGACCGGTGGTCGCGGGGGCAGGTGGTGGTCCGTTCCGACCTTCGCGTGCCGCGCCTCGCGACCCGCGACCTCGCCGGCCGCACCCTGCTCGAGCACGCGACGCACGGCAAGCACCTGCTGACCCGGTTCTCCGGTGACGTGACCCTCCACTCCCACCTGCTCATGGACGGGGAGTGGTCGGTCACGCGCCCCGGCCGGCAGCTGCCGCGGCGGATCCTGCCCGAGGTCCGGATCGTGCTCGAGCTCGACGGCGGACGGACCCTGTGGGGGTTGCGCCTGCACCAGCTCGACCTCGTGCCCACCTCGCAGGAGGCCCGGCTGGTCGGCCACCTCGGTCCCGATCCGCTGCGCGCCGACTGGGACGCCGCCGAGGCCGTACGCCGGCTGCGCGCCGACCCGCAGACGCCCCTCGTCGCCGCCCTGCTCGACCAGACGAGGCTGGCGGGGCTCGGCAACCTGTGGGTCAACGAGCTGGCGTTCCTGCTCGGGCGGAGCCCGTGGACACCCGTGGGGGACGTCGACGTCGACCGCCTCGTCGAGCTGGCGGCGACGGCGCTGCGGCACTCCGTGACCGTGCCCGGTGCCTACCAGGTGACGACGGGCACCGCCCGGCGGGGCGAGAGCCACTGGGTGGCGGGTCGGCAGCGTCGCCCCTGCCTGCGGTGCGGCACGACGGTGCGGATGGTCGAGGAGGTGGCGGGCGACCCGTCCCGGCGGCGGACCTGGTGGTGCCCGCACTGCCAGCCGGGCCCGGAACCACCCGACTGA
- a CDS encoding phospho-sugar mutase translates to MTTAASDDLLDRARAWAADDPDPETRAELEQVIAEVAAGGDDADRADLADRFAGTLEFGTAGLRGALGAGPNRMNRVVVLRAAAGLAAYLVDEGARPGSPVVIGYDARRNSDVFARDTAAVMTGAGLRALVLPRPLPTPVLAFAIRELGCVAGVMVTASHNPPQDNGYKVYLGDGSQIVPPADAGIAERIAAVGAVADIPLGEAGTVLDDEIVDRYLDTVAGLAGDGPRDLRTVYTPLHGVGGTSVLQVLETAGFESPAVVEQQEHPDATFPTVAFPNPEEPGAMDLAMQLAERTDADLVVANDPDADRCAAAVPGPHGWRMLRGDEVGALLAHHLLTRGKEGTYAASIVSSSLLGRMAEAHGQPYAETLTGFKWISRVDDLAFGYEEALGYCVDPEHVRDKDGVSALLLLCELAAEAKAEGRTLVDVLDDLATEHGLHATDQLSVRVTDLAEIERAMDTLRRTPPTELGGLAVESVDDLSEGSGDLPPTDGLRYRLAEGARVVVRPSGTEPKLKCYLEVVVPVGDEDVDAARIAAAGRLDAIQGDLRSRLGL, encoded by the coding sequence ATGACCACGGCCGCCTCCGACGACCTGCTCGACCGCGCCCGCGCCTGGGCCGCCGACGACCCCGACCCGGAGACCCGGGCGGAGCTGGAGCAGGTGATCGCCGAGGTGGCGGCCGGGGGGGACGATGCCGACCGGGCCGACCTCGCCGACCGGTTCGCCGGCACCCTCGAGTTCGGCACGGCCGGGCTCCGCGGCGCGCTCGGAGCCGGACCCAACCGGATGAACCGGGTGGTCGTGCTCCGCGCCGCTGCCGGGCTGGCGGCCTACCTCGTCGACGAGGGCGCGCGCCCGGGCAGCCCTGTGGTGATCGGGTACGACGCGCGGCGCAACTCCGACGTGTTCGCCCGCGACACCGCTGCGGTGATGACCGGTGCCGGGCTGCGGGCGCTGGTGCTGCCCCGGCCCCTGCCGACGCCGGTGCTCGCCTTCGCGATCCGCGAGCTGGGGTGCGTGGCCGGCGTGATGGTGACCGCCAGCCACAACCCGCCGCAGGACAACGGCTACAAGGTCTACCTGGGAGACGGCAGCCAGATCGTGCCGCCTGCCGACGCCGGCATCGCCGAGCGGATCGCCGCCGTCGGGGCGGTCGCCGACATCCCGCTCGGGGAGGCCGGCACGGTCCTCGACGACGAGATCGTCGACCGCTACCTCGACACGGTCGCCGGCCTCGCCGGCGACGGTCCGCGCGACCTGCGCACCGTCTACACGCCCCTGCACGGGGTCGGCGGCACCTCGGTGCTCCAGGTCCTCGAGACGGCCGGCTTCGAGTCCCCCGCCGTCGTGGAGCAGCAGGAGCACCCCGACGCGACCTTCCCCACGGTCGCCTTCCCCAACCCGGAGGAGCCGGGGGCCATGGACCTCGCGATGCAGCTCGCGGAGCGCACCGACGCCGACCTCGTGGTCGCCAACGACCCCGACGCCGACCGGTGCGCAGCCGCCGTGCCGGGGCCCCACGGCTGGCGCATGCTGCGGGGCGACGAGGTGGGAGCGCTGCTCGCCCACCACCTGCTGACGCGGGGCAAGGAGGGCACCTACGCCGCCTCCATCGTCTCCTCCTCCCTGCTCGGCCGGATGGCCGAGGCCCACGGGCAGCCCTACGCCGAGACGCTCACGGGCTTCAAGTGGATCAGCCGCGTCGACGACCTCGCCTTCGGCTACGAGGAGGCGCTCGGCTACTGCGTCGACCCCGAGCACGTGCGCGACAAGGACGGCGTGTCCGCGCTGCTGCTCCTGTGCGAGCTGGCCGCGGAGGCCAAGGCCGAGGGCAGGACGCTCGTCGACGTCCTCGACGACCTCGCCACGGAGCACGGCCTCCACGCCACCGACCAGCTCTCGGTGCGGGTCACCGACCTCGCCGAGATCGAGCGGGCGATGGACACCCTGCGCCGTACGCCGCCGACCGAGCTCGGCGGCCTGGCGGTCGAGTCCGTCGACGACCTCAGCGAGGGCAGCGGCGACCTCCCCCCGACCGACGGGCTGCGCTACCGGCTGGCCGAGGGCGCCCGGGTGGTCGTGCGTCCCAGCGGCACCGAGCCGAAGCTCAAGTGCTACCTCGAGGTGGTCGTCCCCGTCGGGGACGAGGACGTCGACGCCGCCCGGATCGCGGCGGCGGGACGTCTCGACGCCATCCAGGGCGACCTGCGGTCCAGGCTCGGCCTCTGA
- a CDS encoding aldehyde dehydrogenase family protein: MSNVFEYAPAPESRNIVDIKPSYGLFVNGEFVDGHGKSFKTISPATEEVLSEVAEADASDVDEAVKAARRAYTRTWSKLTGRERAKYLFRIARILQERGREIAVLESIDNGKPIKETRDVDVPIAAAHFFYYAGWADKLEHSGYGTTPLGVAGQIIPWNFPLLMLAWKIAPALACGNTVVLKPAETTPLTALLFAEICQQADLPPGVVNIITGAGETGAALVGHPDVDKVAFTGSTAVGRAIAKSVAGTDKKVTLELGGKAANIVFDDAPLDQAVEGIVNGIFFNQGHVCCAGSRLLVQESVAEELLDKLKRRVSTLRVGDPLDKNTDIGAINSAEQLARIRELSDIGESEGAGRWSPACELPTNGFWFPPTIFTGVSQAHRIAREEIFGPVLSVLTFRTPAEAVEKANNTPYGLSAGIWTEKGSRILKIANQLRAGVVWANTFNKFDPTSPFGGYKESGYGREGGRHGLAGYLKEGV, translated from the coding sequence ATGAGCAACGTGTTCGAGTACGCACCCGCCCCGGAGTCGCGCAACATCGTCGACATCAAGCCGTCCTACGGCCTGTTCGTCAACGGTGAGTTCGTCGACGGCCACGGCAAGAGCTTCAAGACCATCTCCCCCGCCACGGAGGAGGTGCTGTCCGAGGTCGCCGAGGCCGACGCCTCCGACGTCGACGAGGCGGTCAAGGCCGCCCGCCGGGCCTACACCCGCACCTGGTCGAAGCTGACCGGCCGCGAGCGCGCCAAGTACCTCTTCCGGATCGCCCGCATCCTGCAGGAGCGCGGCCGCGAGATCGCGGTCCTCGAGTCCATCGACAACGGCAAGCCGATCAAGGAGACCCGCGACGTCGACGTCCCGATCGCCGCCGCCCACTTCTTCTACTACGCCGGCTGGGCCGACAAGCTCGAGCACTCCGGCTACGGCACCACCCCACTGGGCGTGGCCGGACAGATCATCCCGTGGAACTTCCCGCTGCTCATGCTGGCGTGGAAGATCGCCCCTGCCCTGGCCTGCGGCAACACCGTCGTGCTCAAGCCGGCCGAGACCACCCCGCTGACCGCGCTGCTGTTCGCCGAGATCTGCCAGCAGGCCGACCTGCCCCCGGGCGTCGTCAACATCATCACCGGCGCCGGCGAGACGGGCGCGGCCCTCGTGGGCCACCCTGACGTCGACAAGGTCGCCTTCACCGGCTCCACCGCCGTCGGCCGTGCGATCGCGAAGTCGGTGGCCGGGACGGACAAGAAGGTCACCCTCGAGCTGGGCGGCAAGGCCGCCAACATCGTCTTCGACGACGCCCCGCTCGACCAGGCGGTCGAGGGCATCGTCAACGGCATCTTCTTCAACCAGGGCCACGTATGCTGCGCCGGCTCCCGCCTCCTGGTGCAGGAGTCGGTGGCCGAGGAGCTGCTCGACAAGCTCAAGCGCCGGGTGTCGACGCTCCGCGTCGGCGACCCGCTCGACAAGAACACCGACATCGGCGCCATCAACTCCGCCGAGCAGCTGGCGCGGATCCGCGAGCTCTCCGACATCGGTGAGTCCGAGGGCGCCGGCCGCTGGTCGCCCGCGTGCGAGCTGCCGACCAACGGCTTCTGGTTCCCGCCGACCATCTTCACCGGCGTCTCCCAGGCCCACCGGATCGCCCGGGAGGAGATCTTCGGCCCGGTGCTCTCCGTCCTCACCTTCCGCACCCCCGCCGAGGCGGTCGAGAAGGCCAACAACACCCCCTACGGCCTCTCCGCCGGCATCTGGACCGAGAAGGGCTCGCGCATCCTCAAGATCGCCAACCAGCTGCGCGCCGGAGTGGTCTGGGCCAACACCTTCAACAAGTTCGACCCGACCAGCCCGTTCGGTGGCTACAAGGAGTCCGGCTACGGGCGTGAGGGCGGGCGCCACGGCCTCGCGGGGTACCTCAAGGAGGGCGTGTGA